A stretch of DNA from Leptolyngbya sp. SIO1E4:
ACTCTCCCAGGGTGGCTTCCCGTTGAAGATATTGCTGGAACTGTTGCTCGTAGCTGAGGCGAGTTTCGTCCAGGTAGTCGCTGCTGAGGGGCAGATTGACAAATATCAGGGGGATTTCGATTTCTCGGGCAAAGGCCGCGATCGCCCTCAAAGAAGAGGTTTGCACGCCTTCTAAATCAAAGGCTCCATAGGATGAATCGTAGCGTCCAGCGACGCGAGGAAACGTCTGGTAATACACCTCAGGGTCAAAAACATCCGCCACTGCTAAAAACCCATAACCATTGATGGCCGTAATCGGGATGGGGTCAGCTTTAGCACTGTCCTCAGCAGCTTCGCCATCGACCCAGTCCATCGCAGGCAAATCCCCGGCTTCTAATGCCCCATAGCCAGGGGATTCCAAAATTGTGGCAAAGGTGCGATCGACCCGGGCGCTGTTAAATGAGCGCGACCCCCCTGCCCAAATAATCATGCGCGGCATTTGTTCAGGGGTGAGCAGTCGCCGCAAAATGAAGCTCACCACTTGAGCCGTGGCTCCATTCACCGCAAAGGTATAAACCCGCATCGCTTCTAGCCCCTGTTGGGATAAGCGCTGCTGCAAAATCTGGGGGTTGATGCCCTGCAGCGCCCGCGAGCTGCCAATCACCATCACATCCGGGGGGCCAAACGTCGCGATGTATGACAAATAAATGCCCAGCTGCTCATCAAAAACCTTGCTGCCTAAGGTCGGGAATACAGCAGGCGCTCCTGTTTCTTCGGCCTGCTGCTGGGCAATCGTTTGATTGGCTAAATATTCGCGAGCTTTACGTTGGGCAAACACTCGCTGCGGGCTGTCTGGAGGCACCGCCTGAAGGGCCTGAATAGCGGCGGCCCAGTCTGCCGCGACGGCGCTCCAGTCGTCAGAGGTGCTGGCAGATTGGGCTAACTCTGCAGCGGCCATTGCTGCCGCAAACGCCTCATCTAAGTGAGGAGCCTCCGTCACGGTGGCAGGGGTATCTTCAGAGGCTGGCTGCTTTGCGGGCGGTGGCGTGGCTGCGTGTGTAAGCCCCTTGACGCTCCACCAGAGGACTAAACCCACAAGCGCCCAAGTCCAGTGACGATCCTGCTTTTTCATGACCTCTACATTGATTTTCTGAAGCTGCCATCTCCAGTATCGGTCACACAGTCACAATCGTTGGAATTAGACCAAAACAGGGCGTGTAATTGCGCGTTGCCCCTGAAACACCATCTCCACCCCACCTTTCATACCCAAGGTGATTCCCCGACGCTCGGGCTGCACGGGGCGATCGCTGGCAAGGGTTAAATCGTAGTGGGTTAAGAGGGTGCCCAACACAATTTTGAGTTCATACATTGCCAGGGCTGCCCCAACACAGCGACGAGCCCCCGCGCCAAACGGCATAAACTCAAATGCAGAGTACTGTCGTTCTAAAAAGCGTTCAGGACGAAACTCATGGGGCTGAGGATACAGATCCTCTCGCCGGTGTAAAAGATAAATGCACCCCACCAATCGGGCCTCTGGTGGAATCGAGTAGCCTTGCAGTTCGATCGCCTGGTGAGTTTGGCGGGCAAAGGTAAGCATGCCCACAGGATAAATTCGCAAGGTCTCATTGCACACCGCGTTGAGATAGGGCAGTTTGGTCAGGGCGATCGCATCCTCGCTGGCGTTCGCATCCTGAATTTCCTGCCGAACCTTGCCTCTAACGTCAGGATACTGGTGAGACCAGTACAGACTCCAGGCTAGGGCCGTCGCCGTTGTTTCATGGCCAGCGACCAGCAACGTCATCAGTTCGTCCCGCAGTTCCTCGTCACTCAGGCCATGACCGGCTTCATCCCGCGTCAGCAGCAGTAAAGACAAAATATCGGCCCGGTCAGTATCCATCGAGGCTCGCCGTTCGCGGATTTCAGCGTACAGCAAGTCATCAATTTCTTGAGAAATCTCGGCTAACTTAGCCCCTGGGCTCCATTTCCCGACGTTTGTTTGCAAAATCGGAAAAAAGATCAAAATCGAAGCGATCGGACTACTGAGCATATCGAGCCGCTGGGCCAGCAAAGTTTCTAAGCGACGGCAGCGGTCTCCTTCATGGAGACCAAACACCGCCTGCAAAATCACCCGCATGGTGATTTTTTGCATCAAATCCCGTGCCCGAAACCGCTGCCCAACACTCATTTCTGCCATCAGAGACAGAGTGATATCGCGAATGAGATCGGCATAAACTTTCAACCGTTCCCCGTGGAAAGGCGGCATGATTAACTTGCGCCGCTGCCGATGCGTTTCGCCACTGAGCAAAGCGATCGAATGCTTGCCCAACAAGGAAATCAGGATTTTGTTCGTATCTCCAGGAGCGCTAATAGCCTCTCCCGTGTCCTGAGTCAGCATTTGCTTAAGGGCGTCAGGATGATGCACAAATATCCAGTCAAGCACGCCCCAGCGGGCAAAAAACAAGTCGCCACAGCGCTGGAAATTGGTTTCCATGTAGTCCAACGGTCGGAAGATCCAGTTGGCAAGCTGCACGAAAGGAAGGGTCTTGGGTTGAGGAATAGTTCGCATAACGAACGAAGAGCACTACTAGCGCTTAGCTTAACAAGTCATAACCAGAGTGAGGGATTTAGTCCAGGTGGGGCATCCTGCGGCAGAGCCTCTATCCCGCGATGGAAACCCGGTTCCCCTCAACTTCCAGCTGTTGCTTTAGAAACAAGAACGGGTATTAGTTTTGGGAGCCGAACGGGGTCTCTAAAAAAGTCGCGACCGCCTGATTCAGTGCCTCAGGTTCAACCAGGTGGGGCCAGTGATTCCCCGGGATGGGGGTCATTGTGAGCTGGGTTAAATATTGCCGATAAGGCTTAAGTTGAAAGTCAGTGCGATTCAGCCCTTGTTTGGGCAGCAGCACGCATGTCGGTGTGGCGATCGCCTCGGTTAACCCTGCCAATTGCAGCGTATCTTGAAAGACGCCATTGCGAGCCGCGATCGCAAACTTGCTGCCCCAGCCCCCTTCTAGTTTACGTTCCATCCCCGCTTTGAAAACCGCTTCCTGCAGGGCACTCCAGCCGCGATATTGCTTCAAGGTGCGGGCAACGGCCACCGCTGCCTCGTAACTCGGAAATGGCCCCATGACTTTCAAAAAGGGCAAGGTGCGATACAGCAGTGGTAGGGTGGGGCGAAATAGCCCCGGCAGTCGATTCACAAAAAACGGATCGACCAGCACTAAACGGCGAATGCGCTGCGGCTGTTGCCGCGCCCACAGAAGGGCAATTTTTGCAGCCCAGGAATGGGCCACAACATCCACCTGCTCTAAGGTGAGGTGCTGGGCCAGTGCTTCTAAATCGGCAGCCAGCATCCGAGAATCATAGTCTGTCTCAGGGGGTTTGCTGCTCTCCCCATGACCGCGCAAATCGGGGGCAATGCAACGGTAGCGATCGCTCAAACTCTCTGCCAAGCTCTGCCACACCAACCCATGGTCTGCCAGCCCATGCAGCAGCAACACGGGTTGACCCTGCCCCCAGTCTCGATAAGCCAGCTGCAGGTCGTTCGCCAGTGAAAGCATTTGGGGTGAGGGCGGCATAGGCAGTTCAGAGGCTCTAGGTAACGCAATGCCTATGCTAGAGCAAAGCGCTATCAGCTATACCGATTCAGCGATAATTTTGGCATTCAGCAGGGTGAAGATTCGATCCAGCTCTAGAATTCCAGTGAGTTCTACTGCTTCATCGGTGGTTAGGGTAGATTCTCGTTTTCTCTCATTTAATGTTTCCAATCGTGTTTGTAAGGCTTCACTGAATTTGAATAGGTAGAGTCCTTTAACGGTCTGCATCTGAATGCCGGCATCAATAAATGAGGATGGTTGAATCATGAGTTGTGCATTCATCGCTGACCTCGCAATCAATGATCAGTTGGGGTTTGTCTTAAGCCTCTTCGTATTTTCTAGTGTGGACACTTGGTGGAAAAAAGGATAACCGGCTGCGCTATCACCCATTGCATACCGACCCACTGGTTCTAAAACACAGCGATATAGTTGTAGCAACTCACTACACTCACCGTCCTGAAAGTCATGGTGTTAGACATTCTTGCTGCGATCGGTTTGAAGGAAACGGGCGGTTACGTTGCCAAAGAAGTCTTACTGCCGCTCCTGCAAGGCAGTCTGGAAGACTACACCCAGGACTTTTTCAAGGGCTGTGTGACGGATGTGGTGGGGTTGGCGAGCCAAGCGCCTGTGCAAAAGGCGATGGGTGAGGCGCTGAAAACGTTTGTTGAGCTAGTGGAGGAAGAGCTGAAATTTCAGGGCTGCACCGGGGCAGAGATTCGTGATTTTTATGAAGTGCCGCTGCGCCAGTTGATGAAAGACGCCGATGTGAAGGCGACCTTGGGACGAGCGTTTGAACCAGATTGCCGCAGTATTGAGGCCGAGGTGCTGACGCTGCAGTGGCAAGCATTGGACTTGCGAACCCTGCCCGACGAGTTTGACTGGTCGCAAATCGGCAAACAGTATGTGCGGGCCGTGAAAGGCATTTTGCGGGGGTCTGCTGAACTACGAGACTTGCTGAAGCTGCACAACCAGGAAGCCATGCGCCAGGGCATTGAGGAACTGGTAGGCATTCCCCCTGATTTTGATTTGCGCAAGTATCAGGAAACCTTGCGGGAGCAGTACGGCAATCTGAAGCTGGAATCACTGGACACCACAGGTTATGCCTACAACGACTTGAAGCTGTGGCGCATGTTCATTCCTCAAGATGTGCGGACGTGCCAGGAATTTAACCCCAAGGTGTACGAAATCCCCAAGGAGAAGCTAAAGGAGCTGCAGCAGCGGGGGGAACTGGATGCGGAAGCCCTGGAAGCAGCACAGATTGAAGCCTACCGCAAGACCTATGTGGAGCAGCCGATCCAAACTGTGCTGGAGGTGATTGGCCGCACTGCGGGGAGGGGGCAGCGCAGTCGTCCGGTGGCGGACTATGCCGTGGTACTGGGAGATCCAGGATCGGGGAAGTCGACGCTGCTGCAGTATGTGGCGTTGCAGTGGGCCGAACAGCCCATCCGCGATCTGAAGGAACTGGCCCAGCGACCGCTGCCGCTGCTGATTGAATTGCGTAAGTATGCCCGCGATCGCCATGACCAAAAATGCAGCAGCATGGTGGCCTATTTGCACCAGGGGGATATTGCCTGTCGGCTGAATCAGCAACGACTCCATGAGGTGCTGACGGCAGGGAATGCCATTGCCTTGTTTGATGGCATTGATGAGGTGTTTGACCCGAAACTGCGGGAAGTGGTGGTAACGGATATTCACCGCTTTACCAACAATTACCCCCAGGTGCAGACGGTGGTGACGTCGCGGTGGCTGGGGTACAAGGCCCAAACCTTGCGGGATGCGGGATTTCAGCACTACATGCTGCAAGACCTGACGGATGAGCAGATTACAGACTTTATTGAGCGGTGGCACGACCAGACGTTTCTGGAAGGGGCAGACAAGGTACGTAAGCGGGGGCGGCTACACAAGGCGATTCGCGAGTCGAAGGCGATTCGGGAGTTGGCGGGGAATCCACTGCTGCTGACGATGATGGCGATTTTGAACCGCAATCAAGAGCTACCGAGGGATCGACCGGAGCTGTATAGCCAGGCCTCGCGGGTGTTGTTGCACCAGTGGGACGTGGAGAGGAATTTGGTTGAGCAGCGGTTAGATCCGGTGACGATTGACTATCGGGACAAACAGGCGATGCTGCGCCAGGTGGCGTTTCACATGCAGTCGGGCGAGGCGGGACTGGCCGGAAACATCATCAGCGCCCAAGACCTGGAAAGCATTTTGACGGACTATTTGAAATCCATTGATGTGGAGCAGCCGCGAGATGTAGCCCGGCGGATGATTCGTCAACTGCGGGAACGGAATTTTATCTTGTGTTACCTCGGGGCGGAAAATTACGCATTTGTGCATCGCACATTTTTAGAGTTTTTTGCGGCGTGGGCCTTTGTTTGGGAGTTTAAGGAAACTCAGACAATTCAGTTTGAAGAATTACGAGATCAGACATTTGGGGCTCACTGGCAGGAAGAAAGTTGGCAGGAGGTGCTGCGGCTGATTGCGGGAATGATTGAGGCCAAATTTGTAGGCAATCTGATCACGTTTTTGCTCGACCAGAAGGTTGACAAAGAAAAGTTTGCCGATGGAAATAACAATCTTGAACGTGAGGGACTCAGCAATTTACTCTTAGCTGCGAACTGCCTGTCAGAAGTTCGCAATCGCAAAGAGCTTTCCCCCATAGCAAATCAACTTTTTCAAGCACTGAAGGCTGAAGCCGAAGATCAATATCCCTACACCTTAGACCAGGGTGCTTCGGAAGCCCTGATTGGGGTTATTGTCGGTGCTTGGCGAGAGCACATTGATTTACTGCCTCTCCTTAAGAGCTGGATTAATGTTGATCCCAGTTCTTACATTCCAGAGTCATCTGTGGCTGCGATCGCCCAAAACTGGGTTACTTCATTTGACACTTTACCTTGGCTCAAGACGCGGGCCCAAGAAGACGAGGATAAAGATGTTCGGATGGCGGCGGTGCAGGCGTTAGCCAAAGGGTGGAAAACCGACCCCGATACCTTGCCCATCCTCAAGACGCGGGTCCAAGAAGACGAGGATAACTTTGTTCGGATGGTGGCCGTGCAGGAGTTAGCCAAAGGGTGGAAAACCGACCCCGATACCTTGCCCATCCTCAAGACGTGGGTCCAAGAAGACGAGGATAACTTTGTTCGGATGGTGGCCGTGCAGGAGTTAGCCAAAGGGTGGAAAACCGACCCTGATACCTTGCCCTGGCTCAAGACGCGGGCCCAAGAAGACGAGGATAACTTTGTTCGGAGGGCGGCGGTGCAGGAGTTAGCCAAAGGGTGGAAAACCGACCCCGATACCTTGCCCTGGCTCAAGACGCGGGCCCAAGAAGACGAGGATAACGTTGTTCGGATGGCGGCGGTGCAGGAGTTAGCCAAAGGGTGGAAAACCGACCCCGATACCTTGCCCTGGCTCAAGACGCGGGCCCAAGAAGACGAGGATAAAGATGTTCGGATGGCGGCAGTAGAAGCTTTAGCCAAAGGGTGGAAAACCGACCCCGATACCTTGCCCTGGCTCAAGACGCGGGCCCAAGAAGACGAGGATAAAGATGTTCGGATGGCGGCAGTAGAAGCTTTAGCCAAAGGGTGGAAAACCGACCCCGATACCTTGCCCTGGCTCAAGACGCGGGCCCAAGAAGACGAGGATAAAGATGTTCGGATGGCGGCGGTGCAGGAGTTAGCCAAAGGGTGGAAAACCGACCCCGATACCTTGCCCATTCTCAAGACGCGGGCCCAAGAAGACGACAATTACGCTGTTCGGAGGGCGGCGGTGCAGGAGTTAGCCAAAGGGTGGAAAACCGACCCCGATACCTTGCCCATTCTCAAGACGCGGGCCCAAGAAGACGAGGATAACTTTGTTCGGAGGGCGGCGGTGCAGGAGTTAGCCAAAGGGTGGAAAACCGACCCCGATACCTTGCCCTGGCTCAAGACGCGGGCCCAAGAAGACGACAATTACGCTGTTCGGATGGCGGCGGTGCAGGAGTTAGCCAAAGGGTGGAAAACCGACCCCGATACCTTGCCCTGGCTCAAGACGCGGGCCCAAGAAGACGAGGATAAAGATGTTCGGGTGGCGGCAGTAGAAGCTTTAGCCAAAGGGTGGAAAACCGACCCCGATACCTTGCCCTGGCTCAAGACGCGGGCCCAAGAAGACGAGGATAAAGATGTTCGGATGGCGGCAGTAGAAGCTTTAGCCAAAGGGTGGAAAACCGACCCCGATACCTTGCCCTGGCTCAAGACGCGGGCCCAAGAAGACGAGGATAAAGATGTTCGGATGGCGGCGGTGCAGGAGTTAGCCAAAGGGTGGAAAACCGACCCCGATACCTTGCCCATTCTCAAGACGTGGGCCCAAGAAGACGACAATTACGCTGTTCGGAGGGCGGCGGTGCAGGAGTTAGCCAAAGGGTGGAAAACCGACCCCGATACCTTGCCCATTCTCAAGACGCGGGCCCAAGAAGACGAGGATAACTTTGTTCGGAGGGCGGCGGTGCAGGAGTTAGCCAAAGGGTGGAAAACCGACCCCGATACCTTGCCCATTCTCAAGACGCGGGCCCAAGAAGACGAGGATAAAGATGTTCGGATGGCGGCAGTAGAAGCTTTAGCCAAAGGGTGGAAAACCGACCCCGATACCTTGCCCTGGCTCAAGACGCGAGCCCAAGAAGACGACAATAGTGATGTTCGGAGAGTGGCGCTGCAGGAGTTAGCTGATAACTGGATAAAAACACCTGGAGTATTAGGTTTCCTGGTTTCCTGCTTTCTGAATGATTCAGCCTTACAACCTGAAGAACTAAAGGGCCTTGAGCGTCTTGAAGTTTTGAAAAAGTTACTGCAGGAAAACGATGTACCTGAGGTGCAAAAGCTAGAAATTCTGCAAGACCGTGCCCAAAACGACAGTGACGAACAGCTTAGGAAGTGGGCGGAGAAGCAGATAGAGGAATTATGAGTTACGAGTTACGAGTTATAAAACGTCAGTTAGTGATTGATGAGTGAAGTTTGGGCATCAAAAAAAACTGCCAGCTTTGGAAAGAAAATCCTTCTCACCCAAGCCTAGAGTTTAAGAAAATCAACAATAAATTAAACATCCTAGAAGCTGCAAAGCTTGGTGCGTATCTTGCCAGCTTCCTGCTCATCGTAATCCTCACGGCACAGCGAACCAGCACCGTTGTAGCGTGTGTTGAGGAACGAAACCCACAGTTTCAAATGGTTTGCATACTAGACTATTGATGAGGAAAGAGTCAGCGAGGCGATTACAGGTTGGCCCGTTCAGCCTGAGGAAAGTCCGGGCTCCCGAAAGACCAAACTTGCTGGATAACGCCCAGTGCGGGTGACCGTGAGGATAGTGCCACAGAAACATACCGCCGATGTGATTTGTGATTGACGATTTTAGGGGTTGGATTGAATCCAAAATCCAAAATCCAAAATCCAAAATTTCACAGGTAAGGGTGCAAAGGTGCGGTAAGAGCGCACCAGCAGCATCGAGAGGTGCTGGCTCGGTAAACCCCGGTTGGGAGCAAGGTCGCAGGGGTTATGGTTGGTCTTTTTCCAGCCCCGCTTTTGGTGTACCGCAAGAGGCGTCTGGTAACAGCCGTCCCAGATAGATAATCGCCCTCCTGGGTTTCCAGGAGAACAGAACCCGGCTTATGTCTGGCTCTTCCCTTATTTTCAATAGCGTTGTTCTGTTGAGTTTAGGAGATCTCGGTCAAGACGGGGTTTAGGGTCTGGGGTGTACTTTTGCCCTCTGCCTGCCTGCCCAAAACGTGACCTGTAACGTCCCCATGAGATTTTCTGCCCTCTGCCTTCTCCTAAGAAACACAATCTAATCGATGCTCAAAACCTGAGATTGTCGCCAGACAAACGACAATTGTGTTTCTTCCATTTCTAACGGGCAGCGTCAGCGCTCGTTAATAGCTGCCTTCTGCCTTACACAAATCTCATCCCTTAAGGCTATCCATCGCATGACGCAGATGCCCTTCATGCTGCTCTAGGCAGCGTTCAGCCTCAGCGATCGCTAACTCACCCCAGTGCATGAGCAGCGCCACCTTGACCCGCTGTCCACTGTTATCCAGCAAATCTGCAGCCGCTTCTCGGGTCAGGTCTGTTAGGTCACACAGCATGCGAATGGCGCGATCGCGGAGCTTCGTATTCGTCACCGACACATCCACCATGCGATTACCATAGACCTTGCCCAGCTGCACCATCGCCCCGGTGGACAGAATATTCAGGGCCATTTTGGTCACGGTGCCGGCTTTCAGGCGGGTAGACCCTGCGAGAATTTCCGGGCCAACGAGCAGGCGAATATCCACGTCATAATCCACAGGCACCTGATCCCCAGGGACACAGGCGATAAAAATAGTGGTGGCTCCGCGCTGCTGGGCAGCTTTGAGCGCCCCATGAACGTAAGGGGTCGTTCCCCCGGCGGTGATCCCCACCACCACATCGTGTTCATGGATATGACGCCCATGGATGGCGATCGCCCCATCATCGGCAATATCTTCTAGACCTTCAGAACTCCGCACCAGCGCCCCGGCCCCCCCAGCAATCAGGCCCTGCACCTGTTCTGGTGCGGTGCAAAACGTGGGAGGGCACTCCGCTGCATCTAGCACCCCTAGCCGACCGCTGGTTCCAGCCCCGACATAAAACAGTCGGCCCCCATGCCGCATCGCCGTCGCCGTCACCGAGATCGCCTCAGCTAACGCTTCCCGTGCCGCCGCGATCGCCGCCAGCGTTTTTTGGTCTTCCTGATTCACCAAATCCACAAAGGCAAGGGGGGGCAGCTGATCAAGACATTGACTAGCAGGATTCACCTGCTCCGTTAGCAAATGTCCTCGATCCCCTGAATCGCCGGGCAACGACGCAGTCGATGATGTCATGGCACTCTCTCCTGATTAAAGCAACCCCTCAAGCCGACGACGAATATCATCCAGCTCTTCATTCGAAAGCCGCGATTCGTCCGCCGTTGGCGGTTCTTCGCCATCGTAGGTGCCGTCCGCCTTCCAATCGGTTTTATCCACATTGTCATCGGGAGGCATCACGAGCGCCCCGGCGGGAATCCGTTTGCAATCAAATCCTGCACCCTGGCAGAACTCTTCAATTTCTTTTTCGTCAAAACCTTCTACTGTCGGTGTGGGAAAATCCTGTGCTTCGAGCATCAGCCCAAATCGGGTCGCATCATCTTCGCTCTCGAACATGAGAACGGTGTTGCGCCCGCCCGCTTGCAGCGAATGGATACCTTCGTTGTCGGTACCTGCGTTAAACAACAGCGCGTAGACCTGCATTCTCTTACCCGTAACCATCGATTTTAAGTATCTTAATTGCAGCCAGGTCATTCAGTGGAGAGTCAGCTTAATTTTGATAGCAATTCGGTGTAACGGGTGCTCCAACTTCCCAATTTTCAGTATGGTCTTTATGGCGGTGTTGAATTCCCCACCCCCAGGGGTGGGCCAAGGCTAGAAAATAAAGGTGTGTAGGGATCCATGAGTAACGCGCCACCAGAGGAGCAAGCACCATCCGGAACGACGAATAATCGCCGTCGTATTTGGGCTACCACAGGGCTGACGTTAGGGGCGCTTGCGACCCTGGCAGCAGTGGGTGGAGCTTGGTGGGCTTGGGTTTTCGTCAATGAGCGGCTGTCTCCCTGGGTGTCAGAGCTGCTGACCGAATCCCTTGATCGGCCCGTTTCTTTAGGAGAGGTTGAGCGGGTTTCTCTCACAGGCATCCAATTCGGCCCCTCGGCCATGCCCCCCACGGAGGCCGACCCCGATACGCTGTATGTCGAGTCTATTCAGGT
This window harbors:
- a CDS encoding HEAT repeat domain-containing protein, whose product is MVLDILAAIGLKETGGYVAKEVLLPLLQGSLEDYTQDFFKGCVTDVVGLASQAPVQKAMGEALKTFVELVEEELKFQGCTGAEIRDFYEVPLRQLMKDADVKATLGRAFEPDCRSIEAEVLTLQWQALDLRTLPDEFDWSQIGKQYVRAVKGILRGSAELRDLLKLHNQEAMRQGIEELVGIPPDFDLRKYQETLREQYGNLKLESLDTTGYAYNDLKLWRMFIPQDVRTCQEFNPKVYEIPKEKLKELQQRGELDAEALEAAQIEAYRKTYVEQPIQTVLEVIGRTAGRGQRSRPVADYAVVLGDPGSGKSTLLQYVALQWAEQPIRDLKELAQRPLPLLIELRKYARDRHDQKCSSMVAYLHQGDIACRLNQQRLHEVLTAGNAIALFDGIDEVFDPKLREVVVTDIHRFTNNYPQVQTVVTSRWLGYKAQTLRDAGFQHYMLQDLTDEQITDFIERWHDQTFLEGADKVRKRGRLHKAIRESKAIRELAGNPLLLTMMAILNRNQELPRDRPELYSQASRVLLHQWDVERNLVEQRLDPVTIDYRDKQAMLRQVAFHMQSGEAGLAGNIISAQDLESILTDYLKSIDVEQPRDVARRMIRQLRERNFILCYLGAENYAFVHRTFLEFFAAWAFVWEFKETQTIQFEELRDQTFGAHWQEESWQEVLRLIAGMIEAKFVGNLITFLLDQKVDKEKFADGNNNLEREGLSNLLLAANCLSEVRNRKELSPIANQLFQALKAEAEDQYPYTLDQGASEALIGVIVGAWREHIDLLPLLKSWINVDPSSYIPESSVAAIAQNWVTSFDTLPWLKTRAQEDEDKDVRMAAVQALAKGWKTDPDTLPILKTRVQEDEDNFVRMVAVQELAKGWKTDPDTLPILKTWVQEDEDNFVRMVAVQELAKGWKTDPDTLPWLKTRAQEDEDNFVRRAAVQELAKGWKTDPDTLPWLKTRAQEDEDNVVRMAAVQELAKGWKTDPDTLPWLKTRAQEDEDKDVRMAAVEALAKGWKTDPDTLPWLKTRAQEDEDKDVRMAAVEALAKGWKTDPDTLPWLKTRAQEDEDKDVRMAAVQELAKGWKTDPDTLPILKTRAQEDDNYAVRRAAVQELAKGWKTDPDTLPILKTRAQEDEDNFVRRAAVQELAKGWKTDPDTLPWLKTRAQEDDNYAVRMAAVQELAKGWKTDPDTLPWLKTRAQEDEDKDVRVAAVEALAKGWKTDPDTLPWLKTRAQEDEDKDVRMAAVEALAKGWKTDPDTLPWLKTRAQEDEDKDVRMAAVQELAKGWKTDPDTLPILKTWAQEDDNYAVRRAAVQELAKGWKTDPDTLPILKTRAQEDEDNFVRRAAVQELAKGWKTDPDTLPILKTRAQEDEDKDVRMAAVEALAKGWKTDPDTLPWLKTRAQEDDNSDVRRVALQELADNWIKTPGVLGFLVSCFLNDSALQPEELKGLERLEVLKKLLQENDVPEVQKLEILQDRAQNDSDEQLRKWAEKQIEEL
- the murQ gene encoding N-acetylmuramic acid 6-phosphate etherase, producing MTSSTASLPGDSGDRGHLLTEQVNPASQCLDQLPPLAFVDLVNQEDQKTLAAIAAAREALAEAISVTATAMRHGGRLFYVGAGTSGRLGVLDAAECPPTFCTAPEQVQGLIAGGAGALVRSSEGLEDIADDGAIAIHGRHIHEHDVVVGITAGGTTPYVHGALKAAQQRGATTIFIACVPGDQVPVDYDVDIRLLVGPEILAGSTRLKAGTVTKMALNILSTGAMVQLGKVYGNRMVDVSVTNTKLRDRAIRMLCDLTDLTREAAADLLDNSGQRVKVALLMHWGELAIAEAERCLEQHEGHLRHAMDSLKG
- a CDS encoding DUF3110 domain-containing protein — encoded protein: MQVYALLFNAGTDNEGIHSLQAGGRNTVLMFESEDDATRFGLMLEAQDFPTPTVEGFDEKEIEEFCQGAGFDCKRIPAGALVMPPDDNVDKTDWKADGTYDGEEPPTADESRLSNEELDDIRRRLEGLL
- a CDS encoding alpha/beta hydrolase, with the protein product MPPSPQMLSLANDLQLAYRDWGQGQPVLLLHGLADHGLVWQSLAESLSDRYRCIAPDLRGHGESSKPPETDYDSRMLAADLEALAQHLTLEQVDVVAHSWAAKIALLWARQQPQRIRRLVLVDPFFVNRLPGLFRPTLPLLYRTLPFLKVMGPFPSYEAAVAVARTLKQYRGWSALQEAVFKAGMERKLEGGWGSKFAIAARNGVFQDTLQLAGLTEAIATPTCVLLPKQGLNRTDFQLKPYRQYLTQLTMTPIPGNHWPHLVEPEALNQAVATFLETPFGSQN
- a CDS encoding cytochrome P450, which produces MRTIPQPKTLPFVQLANWIFRPLDYMETNFQRCGDLFFARWGVLDWIFVHHPDALKQMLTQDTGEAISAPGDTNKILISLLGKHSIALLSGETHRQRRKLIMPPFHGERLKVYADLIRDITLSLMAEMSVGQRFRARDLMQKITMRVILQAVFGLHEGDRCRRLETLLAQRLDMLSSPIASILIFFPILQTNVGKWSPGAKLAEISQEIDDLLYAEIRERRASMDTDRADILSLLLLTRDEAGHGLSDEELRDELMTLLVAGHETTATALAWSLYWSHQYPDVRGKVRQEIQDANASEDAIALTKLPYLNAVCNETLRIYPVGMLTFARQTHQAIELQGYSIPPEARLVGCIYLLHRREDLYPQPHEFRPERFLERQYSAFEFMPFGAGARRCVGAALAMYELKIVLGTLLTHYDLTLASDRPVQPERRGITLGMKGGVEMVFQGQRAITRPVLV